The following coding sequences are from one Paenibacillus tundrae window:
- a CDS encoding WIAG-tail domain: MSKRGKKKVLTPKLRHVSPKFKELELTDRRIGSIKSDPFLHKEERLETSVPAPRAIQNQTPVETSPVSADQAADGTNAKEVKPEVEAEAKAVAEAEAKSEVKAEAVQPEPQAVQPEPKVAKVPEVPAPVEQTKQIQVSSVAPSVLEELKETTSQDRRYILNQNQMPGSTGAYIYTDDLSEYAVTESRLAPFSVDASKLKPGAVGSEALQDYAVTSIHIADGAIVSAKLAEASVSEEHLIDGSVSGYKIRNASVGGEKIRDGSITSQKLGNQVIDAAKIADGSIGTRHLSRMLVTEELIKNQAVTGDKIAISGVDTRHLTGGAVHTSKLADEAVTTAKIREGAVTSSKIEEQSVESRHIQSGAIKQTHLAEGAINRSQLAAGSIGSEQIEDGAIEARHLAEGSLSGRHLVDGAIGSNQLRTAAVGREQIGTGEVTNEHLVDGAVTSSKLADQSVGTAKLLEQSITASKIADQSIVASKIADEAVHGKHIAKGSIRAEHIANRGISPVHVDNAAIHSIHIASGSIEATHLATDSVSADAIAPGAVSTSHLTESAVGTYELQDGAVTDTKLADESITEEKLGSASISSRAIAPGSVSSSHLAHGGVTGAHLAPGSVGSDALRPYAVKAEHLTEHAVGVPHLQPGSVQTDAISRGAVTTDKLAPGSVTSSQIAGGSIFPPHLTDHSVTSPKLSPESVATDKLADLAVTSAKLADGSVTSSKIMAESITAKHIPAGTIRGYHLKQHSVSLEHLADEIRSPELFADGSITGNKLRPGSVNAEHLVADSVSSDTLQHDSVSSEHLQPSAVTSIHLADGSIKSDHLSNQVIHSQHLKADSVHGEHINEQAITSHHILPGSVQTDHLAPLSVTEAHLQPGLISGLHLKADSISTVQLQQDAVQSRHIHDGAIFAHHIHERSIGTAHLEEESVSTIILQEESVTRSKLASGSVDGSKLVPGAVSGVHLLGESVQSAHIQDGAIRADHIQAQSINADHIQSGAVQGDHIQEQSINGEHIQEQSIHASHLEVGSVTTEALESGAVTLDKLAEGSVDGSKLVPGAVSGVHLLGESVHSAHIQDGAIQAGHIQTDSINGDHIQSGAVQGDHIQAQSINATHIQSGAVQGDHIQAQSINAAHIRDGAITVDKLAGGAIDGSKLREQSITSQHLNVGSVNTAHLSEDIWTAIRQVSGETLEQFEASKRQEAPSIVEEDHLNQPNSINQPDHSEHLDLVNQLNVLNESDQQTQFTLADQQQQLTRLEEQTVAHAEAIQLLQTSVQEWKEQPVTESKTDLSTGEWIQPEGELSGVAETDSGNHTFELSEQSVQQAHLCENIVGSEQLQAGAVQPQHLSFQPVRSVSRQLVVQQFGMEAFILPENEECVEVTVAFEESFASEHYVIVAMSNDRGFQVSLLSQSEDEAVLEVSRAVGCKHTYGLLSWIAAGPSV; the protein is encoded by the coding sequence ATGAGTAAAAGAGGCAAAAAGAAGGTTCTTACGCCGAAACTGCGGCATGTGAGCCCGAAGTTTAAGGAATTGGAACTGACGGATCGCCGTATCGGCTCGATAAAATCGGATCCGTTCTTGCACAAGGAAGAACGGCTGGAGACATCTGTACCGGCTCCTAGAGCCATTCAAAATCAGACACCTGTAGAAACTTCGCCAGTATCAGCGGATCAAGCTGCAGATGGAACAAACGCGAAAGAAGTTAAGCCAGAAGTGGAAGCAGAAGCAAAAGCAGTAGCAGAAGCAGAAGCCAAATCAGAAGTAAAAGCAGAAGCAGTACAACCTGAGCCACAAGCAGTACAACCTGAACCCAAAGTGGCAAAGGTACCAGAGGTGCCAGCACCCGTAGAACAAACCAAGCAAATTCAAGTGAGCAGTGTAGCGCCTAGTGTTCTAGAAGAATTGAAGGAAACGACAAGTCAGGATCGCCGATATATTTTGAATCAGAATCAGATGCCAGGCTCAACGGGGGCATACATCTATACGGATGACCTAAGTGAATATGCGGTAACAGAGAGTAGACTTGCACCGTTCTCGGTAGATGCATCCAAATTGAAACCTGGAGCTGTTGGCAGCGAGGCGTTACAAGATTACGCAGTGACCAGCATTCATATCGCAGATGGCGCGATTGTATCTGCTAAACTTGCCGAGGCGTCTGTATCAGAGGAACATTTAATTGATGGCTCGGTATCTGGTTACAAAATACGCAATGCTTCTGTTGGCGGAGAGAAAATAAGAGATGGCAGTATCACATCGCAAAAGCTGGGCAACCAGGTCATTGATGCAGCCAAAATTGCGGATGGTTCGATTGGCACAAGGCATCTTAGTCGCATGCTTGTCACGGAGGAGTTAATTAAAAACCAAGCTGTTACTGGAGATAAAATTGCTATCAGCGGTGTAGATACTCGCCATCTGACAGGCGGAGCGGTGCATACATCCAAGTTAGCGGACGAAGCAGTGACAACAGCTAAAATTCGTGAGGGAGCGGTTACTAGCAGCAAAATCGAAGAACAATCGGTGGAATCTCGTCATATTCAGTCAGGTGCGATCAAGCAGACCCATCTGGCTGAAGGGGCAATTAATCGTTCTCAGCTCGCGGCAGGTAGTATTGGAAGTGAGCAGATTGAAGACGGTGCAATTGAAGCAAGACATCTGGCTGAAGGCTCGCTGAGCGGAAGACATCTGGTGGATGGCGCCATTGGATCTAATCAGCTTCGGACTGCTGCTGTAGGTAGGGAACAGATCGGTACGGGCGAAGTGACCAATGAACATCTGGTGGATGGTGCCGTGACCAGCAGTAAATTGGCAGATCAATCTGTAGGGACAGCCAAACTGCTGGAACAGTCCATTACAGCTTCGAAGATTGCAGATCAGAGTATCGTTGCTTCCAAAATTGCCGATGAGGCAGTGCATGGGAAGCATATCGCCAAAGGCTCTATTCGTGCAGAACATATTGCCAACCGGGGGATCTCGCCTGTGCATGTGGATAATGCAGCGATCCATTCCATCCATATTGCGAGTGGAAGTATCGAGGCTACGCATTTAGCCACAGACAGTGTGTCTGCAGATGCGATTGCACCCGGGGCTGTCTCCACATCGCATCTGACGGAGTCTGCGGTAGGTACGTATGAGCTGCAGGACGGTGCGGTAACCGACACGAAGCTTGCGGATGAAAGTATAACGGAAGAAAAATTAGGCTCGGCATCGATCAGTAGCAGAGCCATTGCTCCAGGAAGTGTGTCATCATCTCATCTTGCTCACGGCGGAGTGACGGGTGCTCATCTTGCGCCAGGTAGCGTGGGTTCCGATGCTCTTCGACCATATGCAGTGAAAGCGGAGCATTTAACCGAGCACGCCGTAGGCGTACCTCATCTACAGCCAGGAAGTGTGCAAACGGATGCCATATCTCGTGGTGCGGTTACTACAGATAAATTGGCTCCGGGAAGCGTGACTTCCAGCCAGATCGCTGGAGGCAGCATCTTTCCACCACATCTCACAGATCATTCGGTTACTTCACCAAAATTATCACCTGAGAGCGTTGCTACAGATAAATTAGCAGATTTGGCTGTGACCTCAGCTAAGCTCGCAGATGGTAGCGTCACATCCAGTAAAATCATGGCTGAGAGTATTACGGCTAAGCATATTCCGGCGGGAACGATTCGTGGTTATCATCTGAAGCAGCACTCGGTGTCACTGGAGCATCTGGCAGATGAGATCCGGTCACCAGAATTATTTGCAGATGGAAGTATTACAGGCAATAAATTACGTCCAGGATCAGTCAATGCAGAACATCTGGTTGCGGATTCTGTATCTTCGGACACATTACAGCATGATTCAGTGAGCAGTGAGCATCTGCAGCCATCCGCAGTAACATCCATTCATCTGGCTGATGGCAGCATCAAGTCGGATCATCTGAGCAATCAAGTCATTCATTCACAACATCTGAAGGCAGATAGTGTTCATGGGGAACATATCAACGAGCAGGCCATTACATCCCATCATATCCTACCCGGATCCGTTCAGACGGATCATCTGGCACCGTTATCGGTAACAGAAGCGCACCTGCAACCAGGCTTAATTAGTGGTTTGCACCTCAAGGCCGATTCAATTAGCACCGTTCAGCTTCAGCAAGACGCAGTACAATCACGCCATATTCATGATGGAGCTATTTTTGCCCATCATATCCATGAACGGAGTATTGGCACAGCTCATCTAGAAGAAGAATCGGTCAGCACGATTATTTTGCAAGAGGAATCCGTTACTCGCTCTAAGTTGGCAAGTGGCAGTGTAGATGGCAGCAAATTGGTGCCGGGAGCCGTATCTGGTGTGCATTTGTTGGGAGAGAGCGTACAGTCGGCTCATATTCAGGACGGAGCCATTCGAGCAGATCATATCCAAGCACAAAGTATTAATGCAGACCACATTCAGAGTGGTGCCGTTCAAGGAGACCACATCCAGGAGCAAAGCATCAACGGAGAACACATTCAAGAACAGAGCATTCACGCGTCACATCTGGAAGTGGGAAGTGTAACAACAGAGGCTTTGGAGAGCGGAGCCGTGACGCTGGATAAACTTGCTGAGGGCAGTGTGGATGGCAGTAAATTGGTGCCAGGAGCAGTGTCGGGTGTGCATTTGTTGGGAGAGAGCGTACATTCGGCTCATATTCAGGATGGAGCTATCCAAGCAGGTCATATCCAAACGGACAGCATCAACGGAGATCACATTCAGAGTGGTGCGGTTCAAGGAGATCACATCCAAGCGCAAAGCATTAATGCAACTCACATTCAGAGTGGGGCCGTTCAAGGAGATCACATCCAAGCACAAAGCATTAACGCAGCTCACATTCGAGACGGAGCTATCACGGTAGATAAACTTGCGGGTGGTGCCATTGATGGAAGTAAGCTCCGTGAGCAGAGCATCACATCTCAACATTTAAATGTAGGAAGTGTGAATACTGCACATCTAAGCGAGGATATTTGGACTGCGATTCGTCAGGTCAGTGGAGAGACGCTAGAGCAGTTTGAAGCCAGCAAACGGCAGGAAGCACCTTCAATTGTAGAAGAAGATCACCTGAATCAGCCCAACTCGATCAATCAACCCGACCACTCAGAACATCTGGATCTTGTTAACCAGCTCAATGTACTGAACGAGTCGGATCAACAAACCCAATTTACGTTAGCTGATCAACAACAGCAACTTACACGATTGGAAGAACAAACCGTCGCACATGCCGAGGCGATCCAATTACTTCAGACATCTGTCCAGGAGTGGAAAGAACAGCCTGTTACAGAATCAAAGACTGATCTATCGACAGGCGAATGGATTCAGCCAGAAGGAGAACTCTCCGGTGTAGCCGAGACGGATAGCGGCAATCATACGTTCGAGCTCAGTGAACAGTCTGTTCAACAAGCGCATTTGTGTGAAAATATCGTAGGTAGTGAGCAGTTACAGGCAGGAGCGGTTCAGCCTCAACATCTATCCTTCCAACCTGTACGTAGTGTTAGCCGTCAACTGGTTGTGCAACAATTCGGTATGGAAGCATTTATCCTGCCAGAGAATGAAGAATGTGTAGAGGTGACGGTTGCATTCGAAGAGTCATTTGCATCAGAGCATTATGTTATTGTTGCGATGAGCAATGACCGTGGGTTCCAGGTATCCCTGCTGTCTCAGAGCGAGGATGAGGCGGTGCTGGAGGTATCGCGTGCGGTAGGCTGCAAGCATACGTATGGTTTGTTATCATGGATCGCTGCTGGACCTTCCGTATAA
- a CDS encoding YheC/YheD family protein, with protein sequence MPQETIGIMFDSRMYRGIPAGRTGQESLANYEQAAASHGLILCFLRLEDIDFNTKTCIAYVKKEDGYVRQKMPLPTVIHNRALQLRRAEQHQVTTLLLQGIQVYNVRNRYRKDHIHDMLRQEPLLREHLPHAVRATPESLTDMMEQYNDLIIKPCSGSIGHGIIRIFKQDGHWKLTRETRASRKGWATFRLTKGQLPSAILRRIFRYAHLIEERIPLIRYEGRPVDLRVSVQRGMDGLWGMTGLFAKAAPTHTFVTNIAQGGKVMTLGEVLGSDVNSYELAQLESRICLVSLRIAKTLAASLPHLADLGLDLGIARDGQIYFIECNGRDQRYGFRKAGLVEQWRASYHEPMAYGRLLLEQNSRIPRQPQTYRKYPY encoded by the coding sequence ATGCCACAAGAGACGATCGGCATTATGTTCGATTCACGCATGTACCGAGGGATACCGGCCGGAAGAACCGGTCAGGAATCCCTCGCGAATTATGAGCAGGCAGCAGCTAGCCACGGATTGATCCTTTGTTTTTTGCGGCTCGAAGATATTGATTTCAACACAAAAACCTGTATAGCCTATGTAAAAAAAGAAGACGGATACGTCCGCCAAAAAATGCCCTTACCCACAGTCATTCACAACCGTGCACTTCAGCTCCGCCGAGCGGAACAGCATCAAGTTACTACCTTACTTTTGCAAGGTATTCAGGTATATAACGTTCGTAATCGTTACCGTAAGGATCACATTCACGACATGCTCCGTCAGGAGCCTTTACTGAGAGAGCATCTGCCTCATGCTGTGAGAGCCACACCTGAGTCGTTAACGGATATGATGGAGCAGTATAATGATCTGATCATTAAGCCATGTAGCGGAAGTATTGGGCATGGCATTATCCGAATATTCAAGCAAGACGGGCATTGGAAATTAACCCGTGAAACGAGAGCTTCTCGCAAAGGCTGGGCTACCTTTCGACTAACCAAGGGGCAGCTACCCTCAGCGATCCTGCGCCGAATTTTCCGCTATGCACACCTTATTGAAGAACGTATTCCTCTCATCCGATATGAGGGAAGACCGGTGGATCTGCGTGTTTCCGTACAACGTGGAATGGATGGTTTATGGGGAATGACTGGACTATTCGCCAAAGCCGCTCCGACACATACCTTTGTCACTAATATCGCTCAAGGCGGTAAGGTCATGACGTTGGGTGAGGTGTTAGGCTCTGATGTGAATAGCTACGAGCTCGCACAACTGGAATCCAGAATCTGCTTAGTCTCGCTGCGTATCGCCAAAACGCTGGCGGCAAGCCTACCTCATCTTGCGGATCTAGGTCTTGATTTAGGCATCGCCCGCGACGGACAGATTTATTTTATTGAATGTAATGGACGGGATCAGCGTTACGGTTTCCGTAAAGCCGGTCTGGTGGAACAATGGAGGGCAAGTTACCACGAACCGATGGCATATGGGCGTCTTCTACTGGAGCAGAATTCGCGTATCCCTAGACAACCACAGACGTACCGTAAGTACCCGTATTGA
- the asd gene encoding archaetidylserine decarboxylase (Phosphatidylserine decarboxylase is synthesized as a single chain precursor. Generation of the pyruvoyl active site from a Ser is coupled to cleavage of a Gly-Ser bond between the larger (beta) and smaller (alpha chains). It is an integral membrane protein.): MAKTLLRLMTELSSRKWISRTVGAFSKSRGSKAFIPYFVRTYDIPVQEAEKDWKEYRSLNDFFTRKLKPGMRPLDLSEHALISPVDAKITAAGPISAGTLLNVKGQNYTLAELLNHSPHLEKYKHGYAFVLYLSPRDYHRIHAPVSGRRIESEHIKGKVYPVNDFGLTHMRAVLSRNERLITYIAHDYGEVAVVKVGAMNVSSIQYADADTSTWAQGDDLAYFEFGSTVVLLTQSGTFEPTPGLQPGDSVKMGTLLGRLKPIH; the protein is encoded by the coding sequence ATGGCAAAAACGCTGTTACGGTTAATGACTGAGCTTTCTTCTCGCAAATGGATCTCGCGAACTGTGGGAGCCTTCTCCAAGAGCAGAGGAAGCAAGGCATTTATTCCTTATTTTGTCCGGACCTACGACATCCCTGTTCAGGAAGCAGAGAAAGACTGGAAGGAATACCGTTCACTGAATGATTTTTTTACTCGCAAATTAAAACCAGGCATGCGCCCATTAGACCTTTCGGAACATGCGCTAATTAGTCCAGTAGATGCCAAAATTACGGCAGCGGGTCCAATATCCGCAGGAACACTCCTGAATGTTAAGGGACAAAACTATACACTTGCTGAATTGTTGAATCACTCACCACATCTGGAGAAATACAAACATGGTTATGCCTTCGTCCTGTACCTCAGCCCTCGCGACTATCACCGCATTCATGCACCTGTTAGCGGACGCAGGATTGAGAGCGAACATATCAAGGGTAAAGTTTACCCCGTGAATGATTTTGGTCTGACACATATGAGAGCCGTGCTGAGTCGCAACGAACGGCTAATTACGTACATCGCCCATGATTATGGAGAAGTAGCTGTAGTTAAGGTCGGTGCGATGAATGTGAGCAGCATTCAGTATGCTGATGCAGACACCAGCACATGGGCACAGGGAGATGATTTAGCCTATTTTGAATTCGGCTCTACGGTGGTTCTCCTAACGCAAAGTGGTACATTCGAACCTACACCTGGCTTACAGCCAGGAGATTCCGTCAAAATGGGAACATTGCTCGGCCGTTTGAAACCAATTCACTGA
- a CDS encoding helix-turn-helix domain-containing protein: protein MLQASPSSFVILPAVAKIVCEPGWKWQKREKPMQNYDLFYVWSGEGTVVLNDQPYEVGKGSCFLFRPGDHTSATHNRQKPLVLTYIHFDVDVDVTDVPQSYREVQETVEFEHLLARYVRLFLSDVYGRTEESRLILKQLMIHLLRADTEAPVEKKVSNQLSDVIQEVANYVRQHPGITHRVEDLAARAGLSPRYFSIKFKELVGSSVQSYIIRMRIERAEHLLVHTGMNVTEVADALGYRDIFFFSRQFKQYTGKSPSEIR, encoded by the coding sequence ATGCTGCAGGCATCGCCGTCATCATTTGTTATTTTGCCCGCTGTCGCCAAAATAGTCTGCGAACCGGGATGGAAGTGGCAGAAGCGGGAAAAACCGATGCAGAATTATGATTTATTTTATGTGTGGAGCGGTGAAGGGACTGTTGTGCTGAATGACCAGCCTTACGAGGTGGGTAAAGGCAGTTGTTTCCTATTTAGACCAGGAGATCATACAAGTGCTACACATAATAGACAGAAACCGCTTGTACTGACGTATATCCATTTTGATGTGGATGTGGACGTGACGGATGTGCCTCAGTCCTATCGTGAAGTCCAGGAGACGGTGGAGTTTGAACATTTGCTCGCACGGTATGTAAGACTGTTCCTGTCTGACGTATACGGTCGCACCGAAGAGAGTCGGTTGATCTTGAAGCAGTTGATGATTCATCTATTGCGTGCGGATACGGAAGCACCTGTCGAGAAAAAGGTGAGTAACCAGCTATCGGATGTGATTCAGGAAGTGGCGAATTATGTTCGTCAGCATCCGGGGATCACGCATCGAGTGGAGGATTTGGCTGCACGTGCGGGGCTATCTCCACGTTATTTCTCGATTAAGTTTAAAGAGTTAGTTGGCTCTTCTGTACAATCGTATATCATTCGTATGCGTATTGAACGTGCAGAGCATCTGCTCGTGCATACTGGCATGAATGTCACCGAAGTGGCGGATGCTTTAGGTTATCGGGATATCTTCTTTTTCAGTCGTCAGTTCAAGCAGTATACAGGCAAAAGTCCTTCCGAGATTCGTTAG